One genomic segment of Lampris incognitus isolate fLamInc1 chromosome 2, fLamInc1.hap2, whole genome shotgun sequence includes these proteins:
- the LOC130108456 gene encoding uncharacterized protein LOC130108456 isoform X1, producing the protein MVGCTAFGCTNRSEKGVRMYGFPKDMDRRKKWLAMVSRSNLTIKRDYNNRKLCQAHFEEDQFIATKKGQMKLRADAMPTIFVHRPRPKRRKAPSLRILPAMDTAMASDHTYCGQQTTNFGEPSMDYDSPDFVPSIFSHSTGDSTGKVARYKRKRRPDEAKAAVASPTGETEADPLEPTEDEGEFVAKKETDQLNLPYNQLRDDYEAVKRELEATQEENRKLKEQLKQSNFGFDSIKDTNSKICFFTGLQSLQVFMWLLNILKRSTLVLKGGLSWENHLLLVLVKVRLGLTDRDLAYRFGLPFSTVSEILRQWIPVLSSILNPLIMWPSKDAVRANMPKCFKPKFKNCRCILDCTEIFIERTYNLRARAETWSNYKHQNTIKYLIGITPAGAISFLSDGWGGCASDKLITLDSGFLGKLEYGDEILADRGFLVREELARVGATLRIPGFTKGKSQLSGSCVDTSRQLSRVRVHVERVIGQLKTFQILNTVIPISQVDMLDYIVTICAGLTNLRRTVVAQ; encoded by the exons ATGGTTGGCTGTACAGCATTTGGATGCACCAATCGGTCCGAGAAAGGAGTGCGGATGTATGGCTTCCCAAAGGACATGGACAGAAGGAAGAAATGGTTGGCAATGGTCAGCAGAAGCAACCTGACAATCAAAAGAGACTACAACAACAGAAAACTATGTCAA GCGCATTTTGAAGAGGACCAATTCATTGCCACAAAAAAAGGCCAAATGAAGTTGAGGGCTGACGCTATGCCCACCATATTTGTGCATCGCCCGAGGCCTAAGAGGAGGAAGGCCCCTTCACTGCGAATCTTGCCAGCAATGGATACTGCAATGGCCAGTGACCACACCTATTGTGGTCAACAAACAACAAACTTTG GAGAACCGTCCATGGATTATGATAGTCCAGATTTTGTTCCATCCATTTTTTCCCATAGCACCGGAGACAGTACAGGAAAGGTGGCAAg ATATAAAAGAAAGAGAAGGCCGGACGAAGCTAAAGCCGCTGTTGCCAGCCCCACAGGAGAAACTGAGGCAGATCCTCTTGAACCCACTGAAG aTGAAGGCGAGTTTGTAGCCAAAAAAGAGACGGATCAACTCAACCTGCCCTACAACCAGCTCCGTGACGACTATGAAGCTGTGAAAAGAGAACTGGAGGCCACACAGGAAGAGAATAGAAAACTGAAGGAGCAGCTTAAGCAGTCCAATTTTGGGTTTGATTCCATAAAGGACACGAACTCTAAAATTTGTTTTTTTACCGGTTTACAGTCATTGCAGGTTTTCATGTGGCTGTTGAACATTTTAAAAAGAAGCACACTTGTGCTGAAGGGTGGGTTAAGCTGGGAGAACCACCTCCTTTTGGTTCTAGTGAAAGTCCGACTTGGACTCACCGACAGAGACCTTGCCTACAGATTTGGGCTTCCATTCTCAACTGTATCAGAAATCTTAAGACAGTGGATTCCCGTGTTGTCCTCAATATTGAACCCTTTGATAATGTGGCCGAGTAAGGATGCAGTGAGAGCAAACATGCCAAAGTGTTTCAAACCTAAATTTAAAAACTGTCGCTGTATTTTAGACTGTACTGAGATTTTTATAGAGAGAACATACAATCTAAGAGCAAGAGCTGAAACCTGGTCAAATTATAAGCACCAAAACACAATCAAGTACCTAATTGGAATAACACCAGCAGGAGCTATATCTTTTTTGTCTGATGGGTGGGGAGGTTGTGCCTCTGACAAGTTAATAACTTTAGATTCTGGCTTTTTGGGAAAACTTGAGTATGGGGATGAGATCCTTGCAGATAGAGGTTTCCTTGTTAGAGAGGAATTGGCTAGAGTAGGAGCAACACTAAGAATCCCAGGTTTCACTAAGGGGAAGTCTCAGTTGTCAGGTTCATGTGTTGACACTTCACGCCAGTTGTCAAGAGTCCGTGTTCATGTGGAGCGAGTTATAGGTCAGCTTAAAACCTTTCAGATACTGAACACTGTGATACCCATCAGCCAAGTTGATATGCTAGATTATATTGTAACTATATGTGCTGGTCTCACCAACCTTAGAAGGACAGTGGTGGCCCAGTGA
- the LOC130108456 gene encoding uncharacterized protein LOC130108456 isoform X2, with translation MHQSVRERSADVWLPKGHGQKEEMVGNGQQKQPDNQKRLQQQKTMSREPSMDYDSPDFVPSIFSHSTGDSTGKVARYKRKRRPDEAKAAVASPTGETEADPLEPTEDEGEFVAKKETDQLNLPYNQLRDDYEAVKRELEATQEENRKLKEQLKQSNFGFDSIKDTNSKICFFTGLQSLQVFMWLLNILKRSTLVLKGGLSWENHLLLVLVKVRLGLTDRDLAYRFGLPFSTVSEILRQWIPVLSSILNPLIMWPSKDAVRANMPKCFKPKFKNCRCILDCTEIFIERTYNLRARAETWSNYKHQNTIKYLIGITPAGAISFLSDGWGGCASDKLITLDSGFLGKLEYGDEILADRGFLVREELARVGATLRIPGFTKGKSQLSGSCVDTSRQLSRVRVHVERVIGQLKTFQILNTVIPISQVDMLDYIVTICAGLTNLRRTVVAQ, from the exons ATGCACCAATCGGTCCGAGAAAGGAGTGCGGATGTATGGCTTCCCAAAGGACATGGACAGAAGGAAGAAATGGTTGGCAATGGTCAGCAGAAGCAACCTGACAATCAAAAGAGACTACAACAACAGAAAACTATGTCAA GAGAACCGTCCATGGATTATGATAGTCCAGATTTTGTTCCATCCATTTTTTCCCATAGCACCGGAGACAGTACAGGAAAGGTGGCAAg ATATAAAAGAAAGAGAAGGCCGGACGAAGCTAAAGCCGCTGTTGCCAGCCCCACAGGAGAAACTGAGGCAGATCCTCTTGAACCCACTGAAG aTGAAGGCGAGTTTGTAGCCAAAAAAGAGACGGATCAACTCAACCTGCCCTACAACCAGCTCCGTGACGACTATGAAGCTGTGAAAAGAGAACTGGAGGCCACACAGGAAGAGAATAGAAAACTGAAGGAGCAGCTTAAGCAGTCCAATTTTGGGTTTGATTCCATAAAGGACACGAACTCTAAAATTTGTTTTTTTACCGGTTTACAGTCATTGCAGGTTTTCATGTGGCTGTTGAACATTTTAAAAAGAAGCACACTTGTGCTGAAGGGTGGGTTAAGCTGGGAGAACCACCTCCTTTTGGTTCTAGTGAAAGTCCGACTTGGACTCACCGACAGAGACCTTGCCTACAGATTTGGGCTTCCATTCTCAACTGTATCAGAAATCTTAAGACAGTGGATTCCCGTGTTGTCCTCAATATTGAACCCTTTGATAATGTGGCCGAGTAAGGATGCAGTGAGAGCAAACATGCCAAAGTGTTTCAAACCTAAATTTAAAAACTGTCGCTGTATTTTAGACTGTACTGAGATTTTTATAGAGAGAACATACAATCTAAGAGCAAGAGCTGAAACCTGGTCAAATTATAAGCACCAAAACACAATCAAGTACCTAATTGGAATAACACCAGCAGGAGCTATATCTTTTTTGTCTGATGGGTGGGGAGGTTGTGCCTCTGACAAGTTAATAACTTTAGATTCTGGCTTTTTGGGAAAACTTGAGTATGGGGATGAGATCCTTGCAGATAGAGGTTTCCTTGTTAGAGAGGAATTGGCTAGAGTAGGAGCAACACTAAGAATCCCAGGTTTCACTAAGGGGAAGTCTCAGTTGTCAGGTTCATGTGTTGACACTTCACGCCAGTTGTCAAGAGTCCGTGTTCATGTGGAGCGAGTTATAGGTCAGCTTAAAACCTTTCAGATACTGAACACTGTGATACCCATCAGCCAAGTTGATATGCTAGATTATATTGTAACTATATGTGCTGGTCTCACCAACCTTAGAAGGACAGTGGTGGCCCAGTGA